In a genomic window of Pseudomonas putida:
- a CDS encoding chemotaxis response regulator protein-glutamate methylesterase gives MKIAIVNDMPMAVEALRRALAFEPAHQVIWVAGNGREAVQKCAEQTPDLILMDLIMPVMDGVEATRRIMAETPCAIVIVTVDRQQNVHRVFEAMGHGALDVVDTPALGAGNAQDAAAPLLRKIMNIGWLIGDKSHRERRDPAPLRSSASRQSLIAIGSSAGGPAALEVLLKALPRDFSPAIVLVQHVDQVFAAGMAEWLASASGLNVRLAREGEPPQSGTVLLAGTNHHIRLLKNGTLAYTAEPVNEIYRPSIDVFFESVASYWNGDAVGVLLTGMGRDGAQGLKLLRQQGYLTIAQDQGSSAVYGMPKAAAAIDAASEIRPLEKIAPRLLEIFPK, from the coding sequence GTGAAAATCGCAATCGTCAACGATATGCCCATGGCCGTGGAGGCCTTGCGCCGGGCGCTGGCCTTCGAGCCCGCGCACCAGGTGATCTGGGTGGCCGGCAATGGCCGCGAAGCGGTGCAAAAATGTGCCGAGCAGACACCTGACCTGATTCTGATGGACTTGATCATGCCGGTCATGGACGGGGTGGAAGCCACCCGGCGGATCATGGCCGAAACGCCCTGCGCCATCGTCATTGTCACGGTGGATCGCCAGCAGAACGTGCACCGGGTGTTCGAAGCCATGGGCCACGGAGCACTGGACGTGGTCGATACTCCGGCCCTCGGCGCCGGCAACGCCCAGGATGCGGCGGCGCCGTTGCTGCGCAAAATCATGAATATCGGCTGGCTGATCGGCGACAAGAGCCATCGTGAACGACGCGACCCTGCTCCCTTGCGCAGTTCCGCCTCGCGTCAGAGCTTGATCGCCATCGGCTCGTCCGCCGGTGGGCCGGCGGCGCTGGAAGTCCTGCTCAAGGCGCTGCCACGGGATTTTTCCCCCGCCATCGTGCTGGTGCAGCATGTCGACCAGGTGTTTGCCGCCGGCATGGCCGAATGGCTGGCCAGCGCCAGCGGCCTGAACGTGCGGCTGGCCCGGGAGGGCGAGCCACCGCAAAGCGGCACTGTGCTGCTGGCGGGCACCAATCACCATATTCGATTATTGAAGAACGGCACGCTGGCCTACACCGCCGAGCCGGTCAATGAAATCTACCGGCCTTCGATCGACGTGTTCTTCGAGAGCGTGGCCAGTTACTGGAACGGTGATGCGGTCGGCGTTTTGCTGACCGGCATGGGACGTGATGGCGCACAGGGGCTTAAACTCCTGCGCCAGCAAGGTTACCTGACCATCGCACAGGACCAGGGCAGCAGCGCGGTGTATGGCATGCCCAAGGCGGCCGCGGCCATCGATGCCGCATCGGAAATCCGTCCGCTGGAGAAGATAGCGCCACGATTGCTGGAGATCTTCCCAAAGTGA
- a CDS encoding response regulator, whose product MNELQLDDFKTDENAAMVLLVDDQAMIGEAVRRGLSNEENIDFHFCADPHQAIAHAVRIKPTVILQDLVMPGLDGLSLVREYRNHPATKDIPIIVLSTKEDPLIKSAAFAAGANDYLVKLPDNIELVARIRYHSRSYLTLLQRDAAYRALRVSQQQLLDTNLVLQRLMNSDGLTGLSNRRHFDEYMELEWRRSLREQSQLSLLMIDVDYFKTYNDTFGHLEGDEALRKVAAAIRDASARPSDLPARYGGEEFALVLPNTSQGGARLVAEKLRMTVEALKIPHISPNEGSSLTISIGLATTTPTAGSNCRELISAADKGLYLAKNNGRNQVGIG is encoded by the coding sequence ATGAATGAATTACAGCTCGACGACTTCAAGACTGACGAAAATGCCGCCATGGTGTTGTTGGTGGACGATCAGGCGATGATCGGCGAGGCCGTTCGGCGCGGGTTGTCGAACGAAGAAAACATCGATTTCCACTTCTGCGCCGACCCGCACCAGGCCATCGCCCATGCGGTGCGGATCAAGCCGACGGTGATTCTGCAGGATCTGGTCATGCCTGGCCTGGACGGGCTGAGCCTGGTGCGCGAATACCGCAATCACCCGGCGACCAAGGACATACCGATCATTGTGCTGTCGACCAAGGAAGACCCACTGATCAAGAGCGCGGCGTTCGCGGCCGGGGCCAACGATTATCTGGTCAAGCTGCCGGACAACATCGAATTGGTGGCGCGCATCCGCTACCACTCGCGCTCCTACTTGACCCTGTTGCAGCGTGATGCGGCCTACCGCGCGCTGCGGGTCAGCCAGCAGCAATTGCTCGATACCAACCTGGTGCTGCAACGCCTGATGAACTCCGACGGCCTGACCGGGCTGTCGAACCGCCGGCACTTCGACGAATACATGGAACTGGAGTGGCGGCGCTCGCTGCGCGAACAGAGTCAACTGTCGCTGCTGATGATCGACGTGGATTACTTCAAGACCTACAACGACACCTTCGGCCACCTGGAGGGCGACGAAGCCCTGCGCAAGGTCGCCGCGGCGATCCGCGACGCCAGCGCCCGGCCATCCGACCTGCCGGCCCGTTACGGCGGCGAGGAATTTGCCCTGGTATTGCCCAATACCTCCCAGGGCGGTGCGCGGCTGGTGGCGGAAAAACTGCGCATGACCGTCGAAGCCCTGAAAATCCCGCACATTTCCCCGAACGAAGGCTCGAGCCTGACCATCAGCATCGGCCTGGCAACCACCACCCCGACAGCCGGCAGCAATTGCCGGGAACTGATCTCGGCGGCGGACAAGGGGCTGTATCTGGCGAAGAACAATGGGCGTAATCAGGTGGGGATTGGCTGA
- a CDS encoding rubredoxin encodes MSNDKQIISCTVCGYEYDPMAGDPENGIPPGTLWEDIPDDWLCPDCQMPKSDFELVPQAAHQ; translated from the coding sequence ATGTCGAACGATAAACAGATAATAAGCTGTACGGTGTGCGGATATGAGTACGACCCAATGGCCGGTGATCCCGAAAACGGAATACCACCGGGTACGCTCTGGGAAGATATTCCTGATGATTGGTTGTGTCCGGATTGCCAAATGCCCAAATCAGACTTTGAGCTTGTACCGCAAGCGGCACACCAGTAG
- the prfB gene encoding peptide chain release factor 2 (programmed frameshift), with the protein MEINPILNTIKDLSERSETIRGYLDYDQKHERLTEVNRELEDPSVWNKPEYAQELGRERAALAQIVETLDELSSGLADCRDLLDMAVEENDEGAVDDVIAELARLEESLAKLEFRRMFSHEMDPNNAYLDIQAGSGGTEAQDWANILLRMYLRWADKRGFDATIMELSAGEVAGIKGATVHIKGEYAFGWLRTEIGVHRLVRKSPFDSGNRRHTSFSAVFVSPEIDDKVEIEINPADLRIDTYRSSGAGGQHVNTTDSAVRITHVPTNTVVSCQNERSQHANKDTAMKMLRAKLYEQEMQKRNAASQALEDTKSDIGWGHQIRSYVLDASRIKDLRTNIERSDCDKVLDGDIDEYLEASLKSGL; encoded by the exons ATGGAAATCAACCCGATCCTGAACACCATCAAGGACCTGTCCGAGCGCTCCGAAACCATTCGGGGGTATCTT GACTACGATCAAAAGCATGAGCGTCTGACTGAGGTCAATCGCGAGCTTGAAGATCCGAGTGTCTGGAACAAGCCTGAATACGCCCAGGAGCTGGGCCGCGAGCGCGCTGCGCTGGCGCAGATCGTCGAGACCCTGGACGAGCTGTCCAGTGGCCTGGCCGATTGCCGCGACCTGCTGGACATGGCTGTCGAAGAAAACGATGAAGGTGCGGTCGATGATGTGATCGCCGAGCTGGCCCGTCTCGAAGAGTCGCTGGCCAAGCTGGAATTCCGCCGCATGTTCAGCCACGAAATGGACCCGAACAACGCCTACCTGGACATCCAGGCCGGTTCCGGTGGCACCGAGGCCCAGGACTGGGCCAACATTCTGCTGCGCATGTACCTGCGCTGGGCCGACAAGCGCGGTTTCGACGCGACCATCATGGAGCTGTCGGCCGGTGAAGTCGCCGGGATCAAGGGCGCCACCGTGCACATCAAGGGCGAGTACGCCTTTGGCTGGCTGCGCACCGAGATCGGCGTGCACCGTCTGGTGCGCAAGAGCCCGTTCGACTCCGGCAACCGTCGCCACACCTCGTTCTCCGCTGTTTTCGTCTCGCCAGAGATCGATGACAAGGTGGAAATTGAAATCAACCCGGCAGACCTGCGGATCGACACCTATCGTTCTTCCGGTGCCGGTGGTCAGCACGTAAACACCACCGACTCGGCCGTACGTATCACCCACGTACCGACCAACACCGTGGTCAGCTGCCAGAACGAACGTTCCCAGCACGCCAACAAGGACACCGCCATGAAAATGCTGCGGGCCAAGTTGTACGAGCAGGAAATGCAGAAGCGCAACGCCGCTTCCCAGGCGCTGGAAGACACCAAGTCGGATATCGGCTGGGGTCACCAGATCCGTTCGTACGTGCTCGATGCTTCGCGGATCAAGGATCTGCGCACCAACATCGAACGCAGCGATTGCGACAAGGTGCTCGACGGCGATATCGACGAATACCTGGAAGCCAGCCTGAAGTCCGGGCTGTAA
- the lysS gene encoding lysine--tRNA ligase gives MSDLELDPQALQQEENSLIALRKEKLAAERAKGNAFPNDFRRENYCDALQKQYADKTKEELAEAAIPVKVAGRIMLNRGSFMVIQDMTGRIQVYVNRKTLSEETLAAVKTWDMGDIIAAEGTLARSGKGDLYVEMTHVRLLTKSLRPLPDKHHGLTDTEQRYRQRYVDLIVNEDVRQTFRVRSQVIAHIRSFLMKRDFLEVETPMLQTIPGGAAAKPFETHHNALDMEMFLRIAPELYLKRLVVGGFEKVFEINRNFRNEGVSTRHNPEFTMLEFYQAYADYEDNMDLTEELFRELAQLVLGSTDVPYGDKVFHFGEPFARLSVFDSILKYNPELTADDLNDIDKARDIAKKAGAKVLGFEGLGKLQVMIFEELVEHKLEQPHFITQYPFEVSPLARRNDDNPNVTDRFELFIGGREIANAYSELNDAEDQAERFMAQVADKDAGDDEAMHYDADFVRALEYGMPPTAGEGIGIDRLVMLLTNSPSIRDVILFPHMRPQA, from the coding sequence ATGAGCGACCTAGAACTCGACCCGCAAGCCCTGCAACAGGAAGAAAACTCCCTGATCGCCCTGCGCAAGGAAAAGCTTGCTGCCGAGCGCGCCAAGGGCAACGCCTTCCCGAATGACTTCCGCCGTGAAAACTACTGCGATGCCTTGCAGAAACAGTACGCGGACAAGACCAAGGAAGAGCTGGCAGAGGCTGCAATCCCGGTCAAGGTTGCCGGTCGCATCATGCTCAACCGTGGCTCGTTCATGGTGATCCAGGACATGACCGGTCGCATCCAGGTCTATGTCAACCGCAAGACCCTGTCCGAAGAAACCCTGGCAGCGGTGAAAACCTGGGACATGGGCGACATCATCGCCGCCGAAGGCACCCTGGCCCGTTCCGGCAAGGGCGACCTGTACGTTGAAATGACCCACGTGCGCCTGCTGACCAAGTCCCTGCGTCCGCTGCCGGACAAGCACCACGGCCTGACCGACACCGAACAGCGCTATCGCCAGCGTTACGTTGACCTGATCGTCAACGAAGACGTGCGCCAGACCTTCCGCGTGCGTTCGCAAGTCATCGCCCACATCCGCAGCTTCCTGATGAAGCGTGACTTCCTGGAAGTGGAAACGCCGATGCTGCAAACCATCCCGGGCGGTGCGGCAGCCAAGCCGTTCGAAACCCACCACAACGCGCTGGACATGGAAATGTTCCTGCGTATCGCACCGGAGCTGTACCTCAAGCGTCTGGTGGTTGGCGGTTTCGAGAAAGTGTTCGAGATCAACCGCAACTTCCGTAACGAAGGCGTTTCGACCCGTCACAACCCTGAATTCACCATGTTGGAGTTCTACCAGGCTTACGCCGACTACGAAGACAACATGGACCTGACCGAAGAACTGTTCCGTGAGCTGGCGCAGCTGGTTCTGGGCAGCACCGACGTGCCGTACGGCGACAAGGTGTTCCACTTCGGCGAACCGTTCGCGCGTCTGTCGGTGTTCGACTCGATCCTCAAGTACAACCCGGAACTGACCGCTGACGACCTGAACGACATCGACAAGGCCCGTGACATCGCCAAGAAAGCCGGTGCCAAGGTGCTGGGCTTCGAAGGCCTGGGCAAGCTGCAGGTGATGATTTTCGAAGAGCTGGTCGAGCACAAGCTGGAACAGCCGCACTTCATTACCCAATACCCGTTCGAAGTGTCGCCGCTGGCCCGTCGTAACGATGACAACCCGAACGTCACTGACCGCTTCGAGCTGTTCATCGGTGGTCGTGAAATCGCCAACGCCTACTCCGAGTTGAACGACGCGGAAGACCAGGCCGAGCGTTTCATGGCGCAGGTGGCCGACAAGGACGCCGGCGACGATGAAGCCATGCACTACGACGCCGACTTCGTTCGCGCGCTGGAGTACGGCATGCCGCCAACGGCGGGTGAAGGCATCGGCATCGACCGTCTGGTGATGTTGCTGACCAACTCACCGTCGATCCGCGACGTGATCCTGTTCCCGCACATGCGTCCGCAAGCGTAA
- a CDS encoding TetR/AcrR family transcriptional regulator has protein sequence MIHARAQEGAAGIATAVAESVQYQGRKASRQGSEQRRQEILDAAMRIVVRDGVRAVRHRAVAAEANVPLSATTYYFKDIDDLLTDTFAQYVERSAAYMAKLWDNNQGLLREMIASGDGSPQARKHLADQLARLMTDYVHRQLVTRREHLMAEQAFRQEALLNPRLAQLVRSHQQILLQGSCQLFEVLGSREPQQDAKVLTAIIGRMEYQGLLNDAEPAAEEEMLGILTRYMHLVLASV, from the coding sequence GTGATCCATGCAAGGGCTCAAGAAGGTGCAGCGGGTATCGCCACTGCGGTCGCTGAGAGTGTTCAGTACCAGGGTCGCAAGGCCAGCCGTCAGGGCAGCGAACAGCGACGGCAGGAGATTCTCGATGCGGCGATGCGTATCGTCGTGCGCGATGGCGTGCGTGCGGTGCGTCACCGGGCCGTGGCCGCCGAGGCCAATGTGCCGCTGTCGGCGACTACTTACTACTTCAAGGACATCGACGACCTGCTGACCGATACCTTCGCCCAGTACGTGGAGCGCAGTGCGGCGTACATGGCCAAGCTGTGGGACAACAACCAGGGCCTGCTGCGCGAAATGATCGCCAGTGGCGATGGCAGCCCCCAGGCGCGCAAACACCTAGCGGACCAGCTGGCGCGGCTGATGACCGATTACGTTCACCGGCAACTGGTGACCCGTCGCGAGCATTTGATGGCCGAGCAGGCCTTCCGCCAGGAAGCGCTGCTCAATCCGCGCCTGGCCCAGTTGGTGCGTTCCCACCAGCAAATCCTGCTGCAGGGCTCCTGCCAGCTGTTCGAGGTATTGGGTTCGCGCGAGCCGCAGCAAGATGCCAAAGTGTTGACGGCTATAATCGGACGGATGGAGTATCAGGGCCTGCTCAACGACGCCGAGCCGGCCGCCGAAGAGGAAATGCTCGGCATACTGACGCGTTATATGCATTTGGTGCTGGCTTCGGTTTAA
- a CDS encoding flavohemoglobin expression-modulating QEGLA motif protein yields MDDYQQSIRILSDRIVLAQTPIRVLDAVKWDDTIRKGFLKAKGKEMPAVDRDYYLNRPLSFDSSKVKLEFQNIERDITRQLGQFNPVGQIMRRMCKEYRMVVRMLEARGTEDFGLISQELYGAASDAFHAGDPTLSDLGMMLSEYLNNIDGRGDLKDEPKTMTAKDAVEMLQHRLNKVFGEAEETIRVFESDGIVADAAAGADYIKIRTDAMFNQRDVRALEVHEGLVHVGTTLNGLNQPICTFLAKGPPSSTVTQEGLAILMEIITFASYPSRLRKLTNRTRAIHMVEEGADFLQVFEFFREQGFEMPESYSNASRVFRGSTPTGLPFTKDLSYLKGFIMIYNYIQLAVRKGKLEQIPLLFCGKTTLEDMRTLRQLVDEGMVVPPKYLPEQFRDMNALSAWMCFSNFLNHLSLDRIEADYSNIL; encoded by the coding sequence GTGGACGATTACCAGCAGTCGATACGCATTCTGTCCGATCGCATTGTGCTGGCGCAGACGCCGATCCGTGTCCTTGATGCGGTCAAGTGGGACGACACCATCCGCAAGGGGTTCCTCAAGGCCAAGGGCAAGGAAATGCCGGCGGTGGATCGTGACTACTACCTCAACCGACCGCTGTCGTTCGACTCCAGCAAAGTGAAGCTGGAGTTCCAGAACATCGAGCGCGACATCACCCGCCAGCTCGGCCAGTTCAACCCGGTCGGCCAGATCATGCGCCGCATGTGCAAGGAATACCGGATGGTGGTGCGCATGCTCGAAGCGCGCGGCACCGAGGACTTCGGCCTGATTTCCCAGGAACTGTACGGCGCGGCCTCCGACGCGTTCCATGCCGGCGACCCGACGCTGTCCGATCTGGGCATGATGTTGTCCGAGTACCTGAACAACATCGACGGTCGTGGCGATCTGAAAGACGAGCCGAAGACGATGACTGCCAAGGATGCGGTCGAGATGCTGCAGCATCGCTTGAACAAGGTGTTCGGCGAGGCCGAAGAAACCATTCGCGTGTTCGAGTCCGACGGGATCGTCGCCGATGCGGCGGCCGGCGCCGATTACATCAAGATTCGCACCGACGCGATGTTCAACCAGCGCGATGTGCGCGCCCTGGAAGTCCACGAAGGCCTGGTGCACGTCGGCACCACCCTCAACGGCCTGAACCAGCCGATCTGCACCTTCCTGGCCAAGGGCCCGCCCTCGTCGACGGTGACCCAGGAAGGCCTGGCGATCCTGATGGAAATCATCACCTTCGCGTCCTACCCGAGCCGCCTGCGCAAACTGACCAACCGCACCCGCGCCATTCACATGGTGGAGGAGGGCGCGGACTTCCTGCAGGTGTTCGAATTCTTCCGCGAACAAGGCTTCGAAATGCCCGAGAGCTACAGCAACGCCAGCCGCGTTTTCCGCGGCTCGACGCCGACAGGTCTGCCGTTTACCAAAGACTTGTCCTACCTCAAGGGCTTCATCATGATTTACAACTATATTCAGCTGGCCGTGCGCAAGGGCAAGCTGGAGCAGATTCCGTTGCTGTTCTGCGGCAAGACGACGCTGGAGGACATGCGCACCCTGCGCCAGTTGGTGGATGAAGGCATGGTGGTGCCACCCAAGTACCTGCCGGAGCAGTTCCGCGACATGAACGCGTTGTCGGCGTGGATGTGCTTCTCCAACTTCCTCAACCACCTGAGCCTGGACCGGATCGAGGCGGATTACTCCAACATTTTGTGA